One Phyllopteryx taeniolatus isolate TA_2022b chromosome 3, UOR_Ptae_1.2, whole genome shotgun sequence genomic window, GCAGTTAAGATAAAGGGATATTGGCTTAACATAAGAAGAGCAAGAGGAGCCACAAAATCTTAATGCTCGACCCTGCTGGTTCACCTATTGACACACTGAACCAAGTTTGGGGTTCTTATGCCTCGCAATGGTGAAGTTTGCATCTGTTAGTGAAAAGACGCTGCTTTGCTGTGGttacaaggcaaaaaaaaaacaaagcagaaaTGCTGCTGTGAGGGGAGAGGTGGAGTGCAAAAGCAACAAGAATGAGGACACAAAAAGGCTGGTGACACTGCAAAGCGTCAAAACGCAAGCTACGATTCTGTGTACACTAAAATGAATACATTCTTTCAGAAAAGTAACAAGTTAAGACAGTTAAACACTGATGTGATTTTTCAATCACAAACTTGTTACACCATGAAGttagttttgaaataaaaacattgttatATGCTCTATTATATTTGTTAGACAACTCGAATGGATGTGTAAATGTAATTACTACCTTGTCTGGCTTCAAAACCAAGACAAATGATAACATTTTGGTGACacctaaaatacatttcagccTGTCTTTACAGTGACCTGTAGTAAAATGAGATCCATACATTCAACGTAACGTAACATCCCTTAGGACAGCAAAGGACTACACATTGATATTTCTATCTATACACATAATGAGTGAAGCTCATTCAGGCCTGAATAATTTGGATGCTAAACCTGTTTAACCCCATCCATCATCCTTTGACAACAGTGCAAGGGTTACATGAGCTGAACAGTCAACAAAGTTACCAACAccaaatcatgaaaaaacaactaaatcTGAAAGTCACTGTTATGGACTCAACAGACAACAGCAATTTGCTTAACATGTCCTATTTTTTAACCGTGCAACAGGAATGTTCTCAATGATCAAATTAAGTCTATGTACAATTActtcatgtttgtgttttcatggGCTAGGGCCCGTTGTGGGTGAGACAATGGGAGGCACAGGGGCACTGACGGGGATGACACCAGTGGCCAGTAGGATAATAATGAGCACGATGATGAGGACGATGACCACGATGACCACAATGAGCTTGACATTCTTCCACCAGTATGTGCGAGCCACTTTATGGGATGTTTGCTTGAAGTGCTTAGCCTGGGCAGAGGAGGAGAGGACACGCGTCAGCCGAAGGAACGTCTTATGCTGTGACACTGTCACCGAACTAGGGTAGACAATTGATGATGGTAAGTTTAACCGGTAGCATTGTGGATCAACACACCCATAATCACCTTTGAAGGGCAATGGGCATTATTTGGATGTCATGAAAGAAGAAGCACAAAGCTACAAGTTCATAAAACAATGGACTGGGCGTGGGCACATAGCATGCGTAGCACCGTAGCAGCATTTTCACATTAGTGGGGGAATTACTGGACAATGTTTAGAAATCACTTCCTGCATTCTCATTTGGATGTCAAAACAGTCAATTTGTTGTCtttagaaaatagatgaatggatgagtATTGCTAATAAACAGCCTGTTGGAAGTCTAACAAGTCTAATTACTCAATCCCTACACCGCTGTCCGGTGCCTCAAGTCAGCTGATCACCTGCTTCTTGAGGGACCAAGGTCAGGCTTAAACTCAGAGGGGATACGGACGGCCTTTTCCGCTGCTGGTCCCGCACTGTGGAATGACCTCTCTCTGCACCAGACCCTGGCTGTTCATTTTTAAGACCCcacttaaaacctttttttattctttggttTTCAACTCGGCTTAAGACTCAGCACCTGTTTTAgagttttaattgtattttttgtttttgtgttttaaattgtttaacttaaatagtttttatttctttattttgattcTTACCTGTGTACATCACTTTGTTTTCAGCTGTGGTTGTATTTAAAATGCTTTATAAATTGAGGTGTTTAATTACTTCAAATTGAtctacatattttacatacaagTATGGCTACATAGTTTGTGTAATTGAATTGTCTTTGCTACATCAGAGTTCTCAAACCTAACTCGTTCAGAATCTCTGTTCGTGAACCGAAGCAACGTTgaccactgaaatgaatggaaatacatttaaaataatctaTTCCAACCCAAGAACAAAGGTATGATTACCTTGTTTTTTATCAATGTatagtggggggaaaaataaacaatataaaaataagtgaaaacacgctttattattataaaaaaaaataacttgctGCTGCTGTGTTTGCCAGCAAACCACCACAGAAAAATGTTAGTCTTCGAATTACAGATGATATGTAAAGAGAGCGaacaaattttgggggggaggctggaacggattaatggcattttcatacatttcaaTAGGAAACGACTATTtcagatacgagtgttttgagttacgtgtttggtcacagaacaaactTAACActtacctcaaggcaccactgttcaTGTTTTGATACGTTCTATTAGGTACTGTCATTTTACTTGTGTTCCCCCAGTTTCATTATAGCTGACTAggtttctcatttgttctgtgactgCCGTGGCACATTTTTtggcaagtttaaaaaaaattaaaatctcgCCGGGCAAGGCAACCCACATACTCAGCTCTGCTGCTTATCCAACAAATACATGTTCTGTAAAAAATGGTACCCTCTAAAAGGGAAATAAACAGGCTTTCTAACAGAATAAGACTTGTTAGGAAGCATTGttacaacaaagaaataatcAACCAAACACATATTTCCTTATTTTTTCTGTAATCCTTAGACAGCTATTGTGTAACACCAACACTATCACCATCTAGCTCTTTTTCATTTATCCACACCAACAATCAATTTCCGACATCTTCTATAATATGAAGTCTTTGTCAGAACAGTCACTCCTTTATCCACATCTACTGCCTTTTTTGCCACTTTGCTCCTAACGTTCGTGTAAGAGAGTGAAGAGCCAAAAGGATGGCATAATAGAGGGGAGTGTTGTTGTGTTAATCGGTTGAACGTTGACCCTCATTCTCTAGGCATGACAAGTTATGCtgcatccatatatatatatatatatatatatatatatatatataataaaaggaGTGTGGTTCTTCACCAGCGTATGTGTAAAATGCCTTGAGATAACTTCTGATGTGAATAGGTGCTAACGAATATAATTGACTTGACCTTATGTTGGCATCATCAATTAACTACGAATAGCTAATACAAATCTGTTGGAAGGTTTCTTTTCTGGTGACAAACCTAATAGAACGAAATTCAGAACTCATCGTTCATCGCATCTTAAACTGTATGAAAACAGACTCAAACTTTGGCATGGTCCAGATGCCAAACTACAATACAGGGGGAGAAAGGTAATCCTAGCCAGATCCGTACATACGGCATCGAAATTAGAGCTTGAATAAAGACACTTTCTATAGTTTTAGTTTGTAAACTGTACATCACCTGCCATAAAACCAAATGTTTACACAAATACAGTTATTTGCAGGACGATTTACTTGTTAGTCAGGTTTTGCTGATGAGAATCATTGACGTCATTGACCTCTGTTTGTGAAAAAACAGTCCACAAACcaaatcacatttatttatcaaataaataaatcaattaaataaaactgaCCCCATCGTGCAGATCCTCCGATTTGCCAATGAGATTATCCAATCTCTCCTCTCGGGCCAGGATTCGTTCCACATTCTGTGTCATGATGTTTCTCACGCCAGCTACATCACTACTTAAGGACTTCATTTTATCCAGGGGCTCTGGTGTTTCAGCTGCACCCCCTCGCTCCTAGAgcaagcaagagagagagaacaaaaaagacaaaaaaaaataataattggaatGTTGACCCATCATGTTTTGAGTGAATCCTATAATTACATTCTAATGCTCTAACTATCACCGCAACATTATCGACCAATCAGGTCACAATTACTCTGCTTTATTGTCCAATTTATTGTCCATCACACTAAATTTTCATTTAAGAGAATTATAAAAAAGCAACTCAGAAATTCCAATAGAAATTGATAGAACCTCATACATATAAAACAGGGGCCAATATAGCCACCCTTCTTTTCCATAATGGTGATAAGCCTTCCATCCATGGATTCTGAAACCAGAAACCACAGCCTCCCAGACATGGTTCTGAGAGGTGTACTGTTTTCCTTCACTGTATATCTTCCATTTAAGAACTAGTTCAGGTCAGATGAAGAAGGGGGCCATGTCATCAGTTTTTCATCTTTCAAGCTTTTACTGGCCAGCCGCGCAGACACATGCAAACAGGCAATAtgccaaaataatatttttttcacctaTGTGATAAATGAGTTCTAGTAACAATATTTGATCGttacttctactttctttgttactgcaagtgtgtatttCATtacgtgcaccacactgcccctaagaggttAAGATGTGTACAGCAGGAACAGTGATCCCATGCAAGGCACACAGAGACATTGTCAATAAACTAAACCTCAGTTGCCGCACGTGTGGAGAAGGaaatgctgttcccaccatgtgctgaattgttattttgcactttaaaaggtATTTTTGCTACTAattattgaggttatttttcagggttttctattttattaaatatatatttttgttattgtttgatttttccAGGATtttcttatatattttttattttactcagTTGTGATACATTCTTAAAGTTACTTCATGTAACcgattggttaataataaatgggtcagtttttctcatacatACTGTTGGTGATTGTTCTCTGAGTGATATCCCttatcaagccttttctaaacattccatactacagaATAAGTTGCGTATgaatgattattgctgatatcggatcggaCTGGTATCGGCTAAAGCTCAAGgttgcaatatcggtatcggatcggaagtgaaaatgtTGGATCTGGACATCCCTATTTGTACTACATAGAATGATGGGTTACTGGGTTATTTGTTCTCTGTATTATCTATATCTAAATAACGAGAAACAATTAATGGCACAGTTGGaccaa contains:
- the vamp8 gene encoding vesicle-associated membrane protein 8; the encoded protein is MDYDPERGGAAETPEPLDKMKSLSSDVAGVRNIMTQNVERILAREERLDNLIGKSEDLHDGAKHFKQTSHKVARTYWWKNVKLIVVIVVIVLIIVLIIILLATGVIPVSAPVPPIVSPTTGPSP